A genomic segment from Malus domestica chromosome 05, GDT2T_hap1 encodes:
- the LOC103409311 gene encoding peptidyl-prolyl cis-trans isomerase CYP21-1-like, whose product MRREISVLLQPRSLLVFFVLAIFLIFVFSSTHKQEEVQIEEVPEITHRVFLDIDIDRQHLGRIVIGLYGEVVPKTVENFRALCTGEKGKGVKGKLLHYKGIPFHRIVSGFMIQGGDIVSRDGKGYESIYGGTFPDENFRVKHSHAGVVSMVNSGPDSNGSQFFITTLKASWLDGEHVVFGKVIQGMDTVYAIEGGAGTYSGKPRKKVVIAESGEIPKSQWNEES is encoded by the exons ATGCGTCGAGAGATCTCCGTCCTGCTTCAGCCTCGATCCCTCCTCGTCTTCTTCGTCCTCGCCATTTTCCTAATTTTCGTTTTCTCGTCCACCCATAAACAG GAGGAAGTGCAAATAGAAGAGGTGCCTGAAATTACCCACAGAGTATTCCTTGATATTGATATTGACAGACAGCACTTAG GTAGAATCGTGATTGGATTATATGGTGAGGTTGTGCCAAAGACTGTTG AAAATTTTAGGGCATTGTGCACAG GGGAAAAAGGCAAAGGTGTTAAGGGGAAACTGCTCCACTATAAGGGAATACCATTTCATCGTATAGTATCTGGGTTCATGATTCAAGGTGGAGATATTGTTTCTCGTGATGGGAAGGGCTATGAATCTATATATGGCGGCACATTTCCTGATGAGAATTTCAGAGTGAAACATTCACATGCAG GTGTTGTTTCTATGGTAAATTCAGGACCTGATTCCAATGGCTCACAGTTCTTTATCACCACACTCAAAGCTAGTTG GTTGGACGGGGAGCATGTTGTCTTTGGCAAGGTTATTCAAGGAATGGACACGGTGTATGCAATCGAAGGGGGGGCCGGAACCTACAGTGGAAAACCCAGAAAGAAGGTTGTAATTGCTGAATCAGGAGAGATACCCAAGAGCCAGTGGAATGAGGAAAGTTAA